One window of the Pseudokineococcus lusitanus genome contains the following:
- the thiD gene encoding bifunctional hydroxymethylpyrimidine kinase/phosphomethylpyrimidine kinase, with amino-acid sequence MSVVALSVAGSDPSGGAGVQADLATFGALSAFGTAVLTALTAQSTAGVAGVHGVPPAFVAQQLEVLLDDVEVDAAKTGMLGEAAVVEAVVEVLQRRPLPHLVVDPVMVATSGDRLLADDAVAAVRDRLVPLADLLTPNLPEAAVLLGGEEAADVDGMREQALALRALGARAVLLKGGHLPAGPDGGGDVVDVLATEDGLEVLTSPRLRSRSTHGTGCVLSAACAALRPRRDGWSATVRDARQHLARAIAEGERLGVGRAARSGRGHGPVHHHAGWWDAGTGAPLGSRVGP; translated from the coding sequence GTGAGCGTCGTCGCGCTGTCCGTCGCGGGCAGCGACCCCAGCGGCGGGGCCGGCGTCCAGGCCGACCTCGCCACCTTCGGGGCCCTGTCCGCCTTCGGCACAGCGGTCCTCACCGCGCTGACGGCGCAGAGCACCGCCGGCGTGGCCGGCGTCCACGGCGTGCCGCCCGCGTTCGTGGCGCAGCAGCTGGAGGTGCTCCTCGACGACGTCGAGGTCGACGCCGCCAAGACCGGCATGCTCGGCGAGGCCGCGGTCGTCGAGGCCGTCGTGGAGGTGCTGCAGCGGCGCCCGCTGCCGCACCTCGTCGTCGACCCGGTGATGGTCGCCACGAGCGGGGACCGGCTGCTCGCCGACGACGCCGTCGCGGCCGTGCGGGACCGGCTCGTCCCCCTCGCCGACCTCCTCACCCCCAACCTCCCCGAGGCGGCGGTCCTCCTCGGCGGCGAGGAGGCCGCGGACGTCGACGGCATGCGCGAGCAGGCGCTCGCCCTGCGGGCGCTCGGCGCCCGGGCCGTGCTCCTCAAGGGGGGCCACCTGCCGGCCGGGCCGGACGGCGGCGGCGACGTCGTCGACGTCCTCGCGACCGAGGACGGCCTCGAGGTGCTGACGTCCCCGCGCCTGCGCTCGCGGTCGACCCACGGCACCGGCTGCGTCCTGTCGGCCGCCTGCGCCGCCCTCCGGCCGCGCCGCGACGGCTGGTCGGCGACGGTCCGGGACGCACGGCAGCACCTGGCCCGGGCCATCGCCGAGGGGGAGCGGCTCGGCGTCGGCCGCGCCGCGCGCTCCGGCCGCGGCCACGGCCCCGTGCACCACCACGCCGGCTGGTGGGACGCCGGCACCGGCGCCCCGCTCGGCAGCCGGGTGGGGCCGTGA
- the thiE gene encoding thiamine phosphate synthase, whose translation MSTATTATPRERLRADPARVLRTYLVTDTAQCGDRGVLAVVREAVAGGAGVVQVREKGSDAVRGELVRAVVAAVGERALVLVDDDVELAVAAGAAGAHVGQGDGDPRRARELLGPGAVLGLSASTAAEVAAAAVVGVEEPGGRPVVDYLGLGPVWATATKPRAAAPLGLDGLADLVVAARDADLPSVAIGGVDLARVAAVRATGVDGICAVSAICRADDPRAATAALDAPATTAVAR comes from the coding sequence GTGAGCACCGCCACGACGGCCACGCCGCGGGAGCGGCTGCGGGCCGACCCGGCGCGGGTCCTGCGCACCTACCTCGTCACCGACACCGCCCAGTGCGGCGACCGGGGGGTCCTCGCCGTCGTCCGCGAGGCCGTCGCGGGCGGGGCGGGCGTCGTCCAGGTCCGCGAGAAGGGCTCTGACGCGGTGCGCGGGGAGCTCGTCCGCGCCGTCGTCGCGGCCGTGGGGGAGCGGGCGCTCGTCCTCGTCGACGACGACGTCGAGCTGGCCGTCGCCGCCGGGGCGGCGGGCGCCCACGTCGGCCAGGGCGACGGCGACCCCCGCCGGGCGCGCGAGCTGCTCGGGCCGGGCGCGGTCCTGGGCCTGTCCGCCTCGACGGCCGCCGAGGTGGCCGCCGCGGCCGTCGTCGGCGTGGAGGAGCCGGGCGGCCGCCCCGTCGTCGACTACCTCGGCCTCGGCCCCGTGTGGGCGACGGCCACGAAGCCCCGCGCCGCCGCGCCGCTCGGCCTCGACGGGCTGGCCGACCTCGTCGTCGCCGCCCGCGACGCCGACCTGCCCTCCGTGGCCATCGGCGGCGTGGACCTCGCCCGCGTCGCCGCCGTCCGCGCGACGGGGGTCGACGGCATCTGCGCCGTCTCGGCGATCTGCCGGGCCGACGACCCGCGGGCGGCCACGGCGGCGCTCGACGCGCCGGCGACGACGGCGGTGGCGCGGTGA
- the thiM gene encoding hydroxyethylthiazole kinase: MAARHGTTTTGREPGPTGPDGDLAAAVVAAHGALRAGRPLVACLTNEVVVQVTANALLAAGASPAMPRHPVEAAQLAGLSGGLLVNLGTVDDVQEDAAGRAVGAAAAAHVPWVLDPVAVGVLDHRTAIARDLVRRAPTAVRGNASEVMALAGVGAGGRGTDTTHGVDDAAAAAADLASTSGAVVAVSGKVDLVVAPDGRSLRVTGGSALGTRVTGFGCALGGVVAAYLATTPPEGDPLVAVAAAHAHVSAAAGRAAEGARGPGSFAVAWLDELDAVTAEDVAALVRPGAAA, encoded by the coding sequence ATGGCCGCGCGCCACGGCACCACCACGACCGGTCGCGAGCCCGGCCCGACCGGCCCCGACGGCGACCTCGCCGCGGCCGTCGTCGCCGCGCACGGGGCCCTGCGCGCCGGGCGGCCGCTGGTCGCCTGCCTCACCAACGAGGTCGTCGTCCAGGTCACGGCCAACGCGCTGCTCGCCGCCGGCGCCTCGCCCGCGATGCCGCGCCACCCCGTCGAGGCCGCCCAGCTCGCCGGGCTGTCCGGAGGGCTGCTCGTCAACCTCGGCACGGTCGACGACGTCCAGGAGGACGCCGCCGGGCGCGCGGTCGGCGCGGCCGCCGCGGCCCACGTGCCGTGGGTCCTCGACCCCGTCGCCGTCGGCGTCCTCGACCACCGGACGGCCATCGCCCGCGACCTCGTCCGCCGGGCCCCGACCGCGGTGCGCGGCAACGCCTCCGAGGTCATGGCCCTGGCCGGCGTCGGTGCCGGCGGCCGCGGGACCGACACGACCCACGGCGTCGACGACGCCGCGGCCGCCGCGGCGGACCTCGCCTCCACCTCCGGCGCGGTCGTCGCCGTCTCGGGGAAGGTGGACCTCGTCGTCGCCCCCGACGGCCGGTCGCTGCGCGTCACGGGCGGCTCCGCCCTCGGCACGCGTGTCACCGGCTTCGGCTGCGCGCTCGGCGGCGTCGTCGCCGCCTACCTCGCCACGACCCCGCCGGAGGGCGACCCGCTCGTCGCCGTCGCGGCCGCCCACGCCCACGTCTCGGCCGCCGCCGGGCGCGCGGCCGAGGGCGCCCGCGGCCCCGGCTCCTTCGCCGTCGCGTGGCTCGACGAGCTCGACGCGGTGACCGCCGAGGACGTCGCGGCGCTCGTCCGTCCCGGCGCCGCGGCGTGA
- a CDS encoding Rne/Rng family ribonuclease yields MAPQDTSGPVDGTTAGPGEDDGAAAPATRPRRRRAATRPAGPPAGETTGTTAAAPAEPTAPAADPAPTALAADPAPTALAADPAPAAPVAEPVLEPAPAQDAGPVAEPAPDAAPAPRKRAPRRRKAAAPAAETEPVADTAPTTDAADAAPDAAPAPTTPEPVAGTDEVPAESAPRAPRRRRATRKAAAPVEAAPADATPADATPADATPADATPADATSADATPAEAAAAEAAPLADVVGEQPQPVDATTAPASAEEPAAADAPVEEPVADETPAVADEPPAVADEPAAAPSAVPAALFQAPVTAAPPRRRRAASRPAGPPVHVEPGAAAAPGTETPTGTTAPAAAPVREDVPREEPAPAPSERTVPSADVDDEGATARPDAGAAVTAALDELGRRGRPSRRRRRGGAADEDAEPADVAVPTAEVDAEPAAAATDEDDERDDTASGRDDEGGRRRRRRGGRGRRRRGGEDDGAPEGEQADETGDDGDEGDDRGDADAPSGTADAPSGTADDADDEGDDDAERGSSRRRRRRRRGSSGGDDAEGGDAGESRADRQRRRAEDEVTGLKGSTRLEAKRQRRRDGRDGGRRRPVLTEAEFLARRESVERVMVVRERGDRTQIAVLEDGLLVEHYVARRTQTSMVGNVYLGKVQNVLPSMEAAFVDCGRGRNAVLYAGEVNWDAAGLSGQPRRIELALKAGDPVLVQVTKDPVGHKGARLTSQVSLPGRYLVYVPNGSMTGISRKLPDTERTRLKRILKAVVPEGAGVIVRTAAEGASEDELRRDVERLQEQWASIQQRSTAVSAPAALSTEPDLAVKVVRDVFNEDFSRLVVEGEDVWRVVSEYVGGVAPDLAERVVRSDDVDVFATYRVDEQIAKALDRKVYLPSGGSLVIDRTEAMTVVDVNTGKFTGAGGNLEETVTRNNLEAAEEVVRQLRLRDVGGIIVVDFIDMVLESNRDLVLRRLVECLGRDRTKHQVAEVTSLGLVQMTRKRVGQGLIDVFSEPCEHCGGRGVLLHDEPLVGRSGGGNGGGGTGGGNGGGGTPDEGRGGRRGGGEQPSDDGEGGGRSRRSRRGRGSGSGGGQGAAAAEEPAAAPAAEGTGDEGPERRAASAREVAEAIARVARATRHDHDGDHEDEHDAPAVDAAGTAAALDAAVAAASGPAPVGDGVDVALADAAGEDDGAVQQVGAQEPGTDPSAPVEEPTGAGADVAADDGAGATEVADGTAVDAAGSDAPAEADAPAEGGPAAGAEPADATDLPAADEGGTTDR; encoded by the coding sequence GTGGCACCTCAGGACACCTCCGGCCCGGTCGACGGCACCACCGCGGGCCCCGGCGAGGACGACGGCGCCGCGGCGCCCGCCACCCGCCCCCGCCGCCGTCGCGCGGCCACCCGCCCGGCCGGCCCGCCGGCGGGCGAGACGACGGGCACGACGGCGGCCGCCCCCGCGGAGCCGACGGCCCCGGCCGCCGACCCGGCACCGACTGCCCTGGCCGCCGACCCGGCACCGACTGCCCTGGCCGCCGACCCGGCACCGGCGGCCCCGGTCGCCGAGCCAGTCCTCGAGCCGGCCCCCGCGCAGGACGCGGGCCCGGTCGCCGAGCCGGCCCCCGACGCCGCGCCGGCGCCCCGCAAGCGCGCCCCGCGCCGTCGCAAGGCCGCCGCCCCCGCCGCCGAGACCGAGCCCGTCGCCGACACGGCCCCGACGACCGACGCGGCGGACGCCGCGCCCGACGCCGCGCCGGCCCCGACGACCCCCGAGCCGGTCGCGGGCACGGACGAGGTCCCGGCCGAGAGCGCGCCGAGGGCGCCGCGTCGCCGTCGGGCCACCCGCAAGGCCGCAGCGCCCGTCGAGGCAGCGCCCGCCGACGCCACCCCCGCTGACGCCACCCCCGCCGACGCCACCCCCGCCGACGCCACCCCCGCTGACGCCACCTCGGCCGACGCCACGCCCGCGGAGGCCGCTGCCGCCGAGGCCGCGCCACTCGCGGACGTCGTCGGTGAGCAGCCGCAGCCCGTGGACGCGACGACCGCCCCCGCGTCGGCCGAGGAGCCGGCCGCCGCGGACGCACCGGTCGAGGAGCCCGTCGCCGACGAGACCCCCGCCGTCGCCGACGAGCCCCCCGCCGTCGCCGACGAGCCCGCCGCGGCGCCGTCCGCCGTGCCCGCCGCGCTGTTCCAGGCGCCCGTCACCGCGGCGCCGCCCCGCCGCCGTCGTGCCGCCTCGCGGCCCGCCGGCCCACCCGTCCACGTCGAGCCCGGTGCCGCCGCGGCGCCCGGCACCGAGACCCCCACCGGCACCACGGCCCCCGCCGCGGCGCCGGTCCGCGAGGACGTCCCGCGCGAGGAGCCGGCGCCCGCGCCGAGCGAGCGCACCGTCCCGAGCGCCGACGTCGACGACGAGGGGGCGACCGCCCGCCCGGACGCCGGGGCCGCCGTCACCGCCGCGCTCGACGAGCTGGGCCGCCGCGGGCGCCCCTCGCGCCGACGCCGTCGCGGCGGGGCCGCCGACGAGGACGCCGAGCCCGCCGACGTCGCCGTGCCGACGGCCGAGGTCGACGCCGAGCCCGCCGCGGCCGCGACGGACGAGGACGACGAGCGCGACGACACCGCGTCCGGCCGCGACGACGAGGGCGGCCGTCGCCGTCGTCGTCGGGGAGGCCGTGGCCGCCGCCGCCGCGGGGGCGAGGACGACGGCGCCCCCGAGGGCGAGCAGGCCGACGAGACCGGCGACGACGGTGACGAGGGCGACGACCGCGGCGACGCCGACGCGCCCTCCGGCACCGCCGACGCCCCGTCCGGCACCGCCGACGACGCGGACGACGAGGGCGACGACGACGCGGAGCGCGGCTCGAGCCGTCGCCGTCGCCGTCGCCGTCGCGGCTCCTCCGGCGGGGACGACGCCGAGGGCGGCGACGCGGGCGAGTCCCGCGCGGACCGCCAGCGCCGCCGCGCCGAGGACGAGGTGACGGGCCTCAAGGGGTCCACGCGCCTCGAGGCCAAGCGCCAGCGCCGCCGTGACGGGCGTGACGGCGGCCGTCGTCGTCCCGTGCTCACCGAGGCGGAGTTCCTCGCCCGGCGCGAGAGCGTCGAGCGCGTCATGGTCGTCCGCGAGCGCGGCGACCGGACGCAGATCGCCGTGCTCGAGGACGGCCTGCTCGTCGAGCACTACGTCGCCCGGCGCACCCAGACCTCGATGGTCGGCAACGTCTACCTCGGCAAGGTCCAGAACGTGCTGCCGAGCATGGAGGCCGCCTTCGTCGACTGCGGCCGCGGCCGCAACGCCGTCCTCTACGCGGGCGAGGTCAACTGGGACGCCGCCGGCCTGTCCGGCCAGCCCCGCCGCATCGAGCTGGCGCTCAAGGCCGGCGACCCCGTCCTCGTCCAGGTGACGAAGGACCCGGTCGGCCACAAGGGCGCCCGCCTCACGAGCCAGGTCTCGCTGCCCGGCCGCTACCTCGTCTACGTGCCGAACGGCTCGATGACCGGTATCAGCCGCAAGCTGCCCGACACCGAGCGCACGCGCCTCAAGCGCATCCTCAAGGCCGTCGTGCCCGAGGGCGCCGGCGTCATCGTCCGCACGGCCGCCGAGGGCGCCAGCGAGGACGAGCTGCGCCGCGACGTCGAGCGGCTGCAGGAGCAGTGGGCGTCGATCCAGCAGCGCTCCACGGCGGTCAGCGCGCCCGCGGCGCTGTCCACCGAGCCCGACCTCGCCGTCAAGGTCGTCCGCGACGTCTTCAACGAGGACTTCTCGCGCCTCGTCGTCGAGGGCGAGGACGTCTGGCGGGTCGTCAGCGAGTACGTCGGCGGCGTCGCCCCCGACCTCGCCGAGCGGGTCGTCCGCAGCGACGACGTCGACGTGTTCGCGACCTACCGCGTCGACGAGCAGATCGCCAAGGCGCTGGACCGCAAGGTCTACCTGCCCTCCGGCGGCTCGCTCGTCATCGACCGCACCGAGGCCATGACGGTCGTCGACGTCAACACCGGCAAGTTCACCGGCGCGGGCGGCAACCTCGAGGAGACGGTCACCCGCAACAACCTCGAGGCCGCCGAGGAGGTCGTGCGCCAGCTCCGGCTGCGCGACGTCGGCGGGATCATCGTCGTCGACTTCATCGACATGGTCCTCGAGAGCAACCGGGACCTCGTCCTGCGACGCCTCGTCGAGTGCCTCGGCCGCGACCGCACGAAGCACCAGGTCGCCGAGGTCACCTCGCTGGGCCTCGTCCAGATGACGCGCAAGCGCGTCGGCCAGGGCCTCATCGACGTCTTCAGCGAGCCGTGCGAGCACTGCGGCGGACGGGGCGTCCTGCTCCACGACGAGCCCCTCGTCGGGCGCTCGGGCGGCGGCAACGGCGGCGGTGGCACCGGCGGTGGCAACGGCGGCGGTGGCACCCCCGACGAGGGCCGCGGTGGCCGGCGCGGCGGCGGCGAGCAGCCCTCCGACGACGGCGAGGGCGGAGGGCGCTCCCGGCGCTCGCGCCGCGGTCGTGGCAGCGGCTCGGGCGGCGGCCAGGGCGCGGCGGCGGCCGAGGAGCCGGCGGCGGCGCCCGCGGCCGAGGGGACCGGGGACGAGGGTCCCGAGCGCCGGGCGGCCTCCGCCCGCGAGGTCGCCGAGGCCATCGCCCGGGTGGCCCGCGCCACCCGGCACGACCACGACGGCGACCACGAGGACGAGCACGACGCGCCCGCCGTGGACGCCGCCGGCACCGCCGCGGCCCTCGACGCCGCGGTGGCCGCGGCCTCCGGGCCCGCCCCCGTCGGGGACGGGGTCGACGTGGCGCTGGCCGACGCGGCCGGCGAGGACGACGGCGCCGTGCAGCAGGTGGGTGCCCAGGAGCCGGGCACCGACCCGTCGGCGCCCGTCGAGGAGCCCACGGGGGCCGGGGCGGACGTCGCCGCCGACGACGGCGCGGGCGCCACCGAGGTGGCGGACGGGACCGCCGTGGACGCGGCCGGCAGCGACGCGCCGGCCGAGGCCGACGCGCCGGCCGAGGGCGGGCCCGCCGCAGGCGCCGAGCCGGCGGACGCGACGGACCTGCCGGCCGCGGACGAGGGCGGGACGACCGACCGCTGA
- a CDS encoding GNAT family N-acetyltransferase yields MTAVRIRPAVLEAAGDIAALALLRRAAASEQGPAPAEDDFGRRFAAWVRAQAAHRTFWLAESRGQDGASRPAGMRLPVGMVGLHRYERLPSPGEPTSTWGYVGNLFVLPDHRDGGTGGALLEAVLDHARGQGMARVVLSPNGVRAGRLFRRAGFRDARELLVHPLDTVDDEPTPDLDELVHPLDQHPLD; encoded by the coding sequence GTGACCGCCGTGCGCATCCGGCCCGCCGTCCTCGAGGCCGCCGGGGACATCGCCGCCCTCGCGCTGCTGCGGCGGGCCGCGGCCTCAGAGCAGGGGCCCGCCCCCGCCGAGGACGACTTCGGCCGTCGCTTCGCCGCCTGGGTGCGGGCCCAGGCGGCCCACCGCACCTTCTGGCTCGCGGAGTCGCGGGGCCAGGACGGCGCCTCCCGGCCGGCCGGGATGCGCCTGCCCGTCGGCATGGTCGGGCTCCACCGCTACGAGCGTCTGCCCAGCCCCGGCGAGCCGACGAGCACGTGGGGGTACGTGGGCAACCTCTTCGTGCTGCCCGACCACCGCGACGGCGGCACGGGCGGCGCGCTGCTCGAGGCGGTGCTCGACCACGCCCGCGGCCAGGGGATGGCGCGCGTGGTGCTCTCGCCGAACGGCGTGCGGGCGGGCCGCCTGTTCCGCCGGGCCGGGTTCCGGGACGCCCGCGAGCTCCTCGTGCACCCGCTCGACACGGTCGACGACGAGCCGACGCCGGACCTCGACGAGCTCGTGCACCCGCTGGACCAGCACCCCCTCGACTGA
- a CDS encoding DUF4397 domain-containing protein, protein MTSQPPAARATAQALPVPRAHRTGVLALAALVAAALVAWAAPAPTAAAAAPASDAWVRAAHLVPGLGAMDISVTPVDRVSGEAAEGAEPAVELAFGATYGAVGEYEALPPGAYVAELRTAGADPSSEPLLTTGLEARAGAASTVAGLGTTDSPRLAVLSDDLTPPSPGTARVRLLPAAQSSPTVDVTAVDGPVVARGAAFGRPTGYAEVPAGPWTLDAVGEGTRGTTEVQMEAGTVYTLLVLDGDDGLRLQGVVDAAGTTTTPVGGAATGTGAVEPAATGTTSGPALVGAGAALLLAVGAAGVVVRRRRA, encoded by the coding sequence ATGACCAGCCAGCCGCCCGCCGCCCGCGCCACCGCGCAGGCCCTGCCCGTGCCGCGTGCCCACCGCACCGGTGTCCTCGCGCTCGCCGCCCTCGTGGCCGCCGCCCTCGTCGCGTGGGCCGCCCCGGCGCCGACCGCCGCGGCCGCCGCCCCGGCCTCGGACGCCTGGGTGCGCGCCGCGCACCTCGTCCCCGGCCTCGGCGCCATGGACATCAGCGTCACCCCGGTGGACCGCGTCTCCGGGGAGGCCGCCGAGGGTGCCGAGCCCGCCGTCGAGCTCGCCTTCGGCGCCACCTACGGCGCCGTCGGCGAGTACGAGGCCCTGCCGCCGGGCGCCTACGTCGCCGAGCTGAGGACCGCCGGCGCCGACCCGTCGAGCGAGCCGCTGCTCACCACGGGCCTCGAGGCGCGCGCTGGTGCCGCCTCCACGGTCGCCGGGCTCGGCACGACCGACAGCCCCCGCCTCGCCGTCCTCTCCGACGACCTCACCCCGCCCTCCCCCGGCACGGCGCGCGTGCGCCTGCTGCCGGCGGCGCAGAGCAGCCCCACGGTCGACGTGACCGCGGTGGACGGCCCCGTCGTCGCCCGCGGCGCTGCGTTCGGCCGGCCGACCGGCTACGCCGAGGTCCCCGCCGGGCCGTGGACGCTCGACGCCGTCGGCGAGGGCACCCGGGGCACGACCGAGGTGCAGATGGAGGCCGGCACGGTCTACACGCTGCTCGTCCTCGACGGCGACGACGGCCTGCGCCTGCAGGGCGTCGTCGACGCCGCGGGCACGACGACGACCCCCGTCGGCGGCGCGGCCACCGGCACCGGGGCCGTGGAGCCCGCCGCGACCGGGACCACGTCCGGCCCGGCGCTCGTCGGCGCCGGCGCCGCCCTGCTCCTCGCCGTCGGCGCGGCCGGCGTCGTCGTGCGGCGTCGCCGGGCGTGA
- a CDS encoding sortase domain-bontaining protein: MTPPPGRRAAGVGARRPAAAACLGLALLAVTACGAPATPGPGRAAAEPAPSASAAPTTPPATTPAPTFPTAEPGAAPGVVAAPIPTPAGTSAPQAEVSGAQAVPGPAGEAPAVPEGRRPVAVRVPAIGVDAPLVDLGVGGDGAIEVPTAAGDAGWLTTSSLPGERGPAVVAGHVALGGVPAVFADLDELAPGDDVVLVLEDGTEVPFSVDAVESFPKDAFPTDRVYGPTPAPVLRLVTCGGDVDPRTGHYVDNVVAYAS, from the coding sequence GTGACGCCGCCCCCCGGGCGGCGGGCGGCGGGCGTCGGCGCCCGCCGTCCCGCCGCCGCGGCGTGCCTGGGCCTCGCCCTCCTCGCCGTGACCGCCTGCGGCGCGCCGGCCACGCCGGGACCCGGCCGTGCGGCCGCCGAGCCCGCGCCCTCGGCCTCGGCGGCCCCCACGACGCCCCCGGCGACGACCCCGGCGCCGACCTTTCCCACGGCCGAGCCCGGTGCCGCCCCCGGCGTCGTCGCGGCCCCCATCCCGACCCCCGCGGGCACGAGCGCGCCGCAGGCCGAGGTGTCCGGCGCGCAGGCCGTCCCGGGCCCCGCCGGCGAGGCGCCCGCCGTGCCCGAGGGCCGGCGGCCCGTCGCGGTCCGCGTGCCCGCCATCGGCGTCGACGCCCCGCTCGTCGACCTCGGCGTCGGCGGCGACGGCGCGATCGAGGTGCCCACGGCCGCGGGCGACGCCGGGTGGTTGACGACGAGCAGCCTGCCGGGCGAGCGGGGGCCTGCCGTCGTGGCCGGGCACGTGGCGCTCGGCGGCGTGCCGGCCGTCTTCGCCGACCTCGACGAGCTGGCACCGGGCGACGACGTCGTCCTCGTCCTCGAGGACGGCACCGAGGTGCCCTTCTCCGTCGACGCCGTCGAGTCCTTCCCCAAGGACGCGTTCCCCACCGACCGGGTCTACGGCCCCACGCCCGCCCCGGTGCTGCGCCTCGTCACGTGCGGGGGCGACGTGGACCCGCGCACGGGGCACTACGTCGACAACGTCGTGGCCTACGCCTCCTGA
- the ndk gene encoding nucleoside-diphosphate kinase, with protein sequence MADQQTDAPEKERERTLVLVKPDGVARGLVGEVLRRVEAKGYRLVALDLRTPDREVLGAHYAEHEGKPFYEPLLEFMSSGPVAAVVVEGERSIEGFRSLAGTTDPTTAAPGTIRGDLGRDWGLKVQQNLVHGSDSPESAAREIGLWFPGL encoded by the coding sequence ATGGCCGACCAGCAGACCGACGCCCCGGAGAAGGAGCGCGAGCGGACGCTCGTGCTCGTCAAGCCCGACGGCGTCGCCCGTGGCCTCGTCGGGGAGGTGCTCCGCCGCGTCGAGGCGAAGGGCTACCGCCTCGTCGCGCTCGACCTGCGCACCCCCGACCGCGAGGTCCTCGGGGCCCACTACGCCGAGCACGAGGGCAAGCCCTTCTACGAGCCGCTCCTCGAGTTCATGTCGTCGGGGCCCGTGGCCGCCGTCGTCGTCGAGGGCGAGCGCAGCATCGAGGGCTTCCGCAGCCTCGCCGGCACGACCGACCCCACGACCGCGGCGCCGGGCACCATCCGCGGCGACCTCGGCCGCGACTGGGGCCTGAAGGTCCAGCAGAACCTCGTCCACGGGTCCGACTCGCCGGAGTCGGCCGCCCGCGAGATCGGGCTGTGGTTCCCCGGCCTCTGA
- a CDS encoding DUF4233 domain-containing protein, translating to MTARLAASVLVLEAFLVFFAVLAASQLSSAPTGLVWGGGLGLAVVLVLASGLVRRPWGITLGWVLQVVVVLGGFVLPAMFGLGALFVAVWFGMLRLGRKVDRDRAAFVERWGHPDTWDDEAPPAAR from the coding sequence GTGACGGCGCGGCTCGCCGCCTCGGTGCTCGTCCTCGAGGCCTTCCTCGTCTTCTTCGCCGTCCTCGCGGCGTCGCAGCTCTCGTCCGCGCCGACCGGTCTCGTCTGGGGCGGGGGCCTCGGCCTCGCGGTCGTCCTCGTCCTCGCCTCGGGGCTGGTGCGCCGGCCGTGGGGCATCACCCTCGGGTGGGTCCTGCAGGTCGTCGTCGTGCTCGGGGGGTTCGTGCTGCCGGCGATGTTCGGCCTCGGCGCCCTCTTCGTCGCCGTCTGGTTCGGGATGCTCCGCCTCGGCCGGAAGGTCGACCGCGACCGCGCCGCCTTCGTCGAGCGGTGGGGGCACCCGGACACGTGGGACGACGAGGCGCCGCCCGCCGCTCGTTAG